The genomic interval ATTTGATCTACCATGACAAAAACAACTAAACTAATGATCCTTGACTAGCATGTATCCTAAAATATAGTTTTTGATTTAGTTTGAGCCcaagaatttgaaatattataggTCACAAATGAAGAATAAGCAATAGTTGATGCCTTTCAATGGTGAGCAAAACCATACATCTTAACAGGAAGTCACATGGATAGCAAGTTCCCATACCTTAGGCAAGCTCTCCAGGTAAATATTTGGGATTTCCATATCAGCCAGTATGCTGCTATTGATTGCCATGGCAGCCTTAAATATTTGGTTTGTGCATTCTCTACATTTCTGCAATCTCTTCCTTGTATCTTTTGACAAGCCACCAGGTGGGACCTTTGGAAAAGGCAGCCACCATTTCTCTTCCATCATAACAGAGGACCTTCCCGTAGATGGGGATGAAAGATGTGCTCCTAAGTTCTCGCCATTACCAACAACCATGCCACGGTcgacataataaaattcaaaatcatcaaaCCCATCAAGTATGCTGATCAACATAGCATCTAGCTTTTTTAATGCAGGAAGATTTACATGAAGATCCAAGCGAGGTTTAGTCACCATGACCTCAAAAGTCCCACCACCAGGGAATTCTTGCCATGATGGAATGAGTTCAACAATGGAATCACTGACACACAAAAGCCATTCCATCTCTCGTTGCCACATCAACTTCTTCTGTGGTGGCAATGACTCCAATTTCCATAGCTCCCCAAACACGGTAGCTGCCAATTCACCATTCAAacgaaaatatatatttaattgctAAATTTGCAACAAAAAGTGTCCCCTTGTTAAAGAATAAAAACAGAGTAATCAACAAACAAACCAGAGAGATTGGTAATGGCGTTGGAGATGGCAAGAGCAGTGCAAACTCCCTTCCCACCCCCTGACATATCCTCTCCAAGCAGAAGCTTGGCAAAACGTTCTTTCATCAATTCAACCTCTGTAATCACATGAACAAGCGCATAcagaaacaaattaataaatttaattaaaaaacatacATACAGTACCGAAAACTAAAATTGGGGTTTTTATATAAAACCCTTTGCCGATTCAAgttcatttgatattttattttctctgttGTCTGAATTTTATGGCGGACATACACAGAGGATATCGGCACAAAATGGGGGAATAGGAAGCAGCAAAATGAGTTACATTTCAGAGAGAATCAACATCAAATCTTCctcaaataaattgataattatgAATAAGAGCGGCCAATAAGGGTGACAACAACTGAATTTgcaaaagaaaacaaggaaTTGAAGCTCGCCTGATAAGTCAATTCTACCAGGTTTCTCCGGCTTATCCTCTGGAATGATGACGTGTCTCCCACCGACAACCGGCAAGGTCACTCTAGGCGGCACCAGGAAATCTAAATTGGCGGACGAGTCCGATCCGGCGAGCGGCGAAGCAGTGAGGGAAGACGAAGCGGCTTCAGGATCGTAGGAGAAGGAGCTGGAGCTCTCGGTCTCCGATTCACTGACGTCAGCACTCAGACTGTAACTGTCGAGCCTCTCGCTCTTGTGATCGGAATCTTCTTCCGACGAAACACTCCCCATTGTTGATGAAACTAAGCGGCGATCTCCGAATCAGAATTTTCGAACCGCGAAGGATGAAGAAAAGTAAAAGGCAAAGGAAGCATAGGGAAAGATAAAGCCACTCCCTTACTGTACTGTTACACTACAGCGCTTCCgcttctctctctgtctctctgttGGCAGGGGAAGTGAAGTCTCCACTTTCCATGGCACACGGTGGCCCCACTGTGGCGGAAGCGGTGCTGACGGGTGGTGCAATGATTACGTGCAATCGGCGCGTGAGATCACTCTCTGCTCGCTATAACTGATTTCCATGCTAAGTTCACCGATTCCGAGACCGTCGTCGAGTAAAGAGTAAAGTAAAAAACAAACATGACTCCATCTCCAactttagtaattaaattaaaaataaattagaatattCTAAACCGGTTTCTCCACCCTAGTAAGGTACAGCCGAAGTAGGAGTGCGATCCTACCCGTCCACGTACACActcttgcttttatttttttatttttttggccaaaaatatatttatgtctttgaatttttatattttcttataaaattttaaattttttatcattttaaatgtTTCCTCatgctaatattttttatattattcttacttaattttatgcttaattctCATACTTTTATATTGTTGTGACAAGAATTATTAGTAGAAAAAATGAgagacttttttaaaaaaagtttttaGCCGCGAGGGCCAGCCCCATGGCAGGAAAGGGCGCGAGCCGAAGCTGGCCGCAAGGGCTAGCTCGCGGCAGCCTGCCGCGAGCCAAGGCAGCATGGCCTTGCAGCCAGCCTGGCCGCAAGGCAGGCTCGCGGCTCGCGGCAGCCTGTCGCAAGCCAAGGCTGGGTAGGATCGCGGCAGCCTGTCGCGAGCCAAGGCTAGCCGCGAGGGCTAGCCCGTGGCGGTTTTGGTGGCAACCTCcccattcttttatttttgacccATTCAGCAACTGTCACGTGTCGACACCAAACACCTTTGAGAATCgtgccttataaatacccaaccacaggacattaatggggacctccaacttcggtaaatcttatcactttgaatatactttgactattttttcgtgaatattcatcgggattcgggactgactttggcatcg from Diospyros lotus cultivar Yz01 chromosome 8, ASM1463336v1, whole genome shotgun sequence carries:
- the LOC127808094 gene encoding rop guanine nucleotide exchange factor 1 — encoded protein: MGSVSSEEDSDHKSERLDSYSLSADVSESETESSSSFSYDPEAASSSLTASPLAGSDSSANLDFLVPPRVTLPVVGGRHVIIPEDKPEKPGRIDLSEVELMKERFAKLLLGEDMSGGGKGVCTALAISNAITNLSATVFGELWKLESLPPQKKLMWQREMEWLLCVSDSIVELIPSWQEFPGGGTFEVMVTKPRLDLHVNLPALKKLDAMLISILDGFDDFEFYYVDRGMVVGNGENLGAHLSSPSTGRSSVMMEEKWWLPFPKVPPGGLSKDTRKRLQKCRECTNQIFKAAMAINSSILADMEIPNIYLESLPKSGRSCLGEILYKFMTADQFSPECLLDYLDQSSEYTTLEIANRIEAAMHTWMQKCSKKHSKPVKPLRSSWGGKVKDLVADSEKCKLLADRAKTLLQNLKLHFPGLPQTALDVNKIQYNKDVGQSILESYSRVMESLAYNIMARIDDLLYVDDATKQRSVSGSVTMLDCGGCPAVLPMQTTISPSPFSVKPISYNSPLKSVAFTSTKQRLGSPRAFTSLKQNFEFESPGRAYCSASNSSSLSDSLNENLERLTF